The Plasmodium falciparum 3D7 genome assembly, chromosome: 12 genome contains the following window.
aggaaatatatatatgtatgtatatatatatatgtttactttttttttcattttatagaATCATGAGAAGCAACAATTAATAACAAAAAGGGTTTacgaattaataaaaaatagacTTGATAGGGAATGTTGCTGCTTTATAGAAGATGaagaattattttcatccGATATAAAAGTTGTATACAGGTtagattattttataaatatgtatatataatatatatatattatatatattgtatatatatattatatatatatatatatgtgtttattttatttttttaaagacaCTTTGCGACATTATACTTTGTTTTTATCATTGACTCTATGGAAAGTGAGCTAGGTATTCTGGATTTAATACAAGTAACAaaataagataaaataatattttatgtggGTATATTTTGCTTgttcatctttttttatatttcctaaatgttatttaatatatatatatatatatgtatgaacatttatttattttattggcTCAGGTTTTTGTACAGGTTCTCGATTCAAATTTTGAAAATGTTTGCGAGCTTGatttgatatataattatgaacaaGTAAGGAcagaaaatatgaaaattaagtaaatgtataaaaattatatatatatatatatatattttatttcctttttagataaattatatattagatGAAATAATAATGGGAGGTAaggaatataatttttattacaatttttaattaaacatatatatatatatatatatatatatatatatatatatttatttatttatttattcctaTTTTCCATTGTAGGTATCGTCTTAGAAACAAATATAGACACAATCATTGATTCTATTAATGGATCTAAGAGGTTAATAGAAAATGAATCTTCCTTTTTCGGAGACTGATTTGAAatgattatgaaaaaaaaaaaaaaatttttttatgtaatgttattttattatgttttaaaaatatataatatattatatatatatatatatatatatatagttatcatttcatatttactttgttttaatttttaatagcaatatttattaaagtacgtaaaaaaaattctcatatatattattacaaaaaaaaaaaaaaaaaaaatatagaaaaataaaaatatatttatatacaccAAATGAACattgaaataatatttaaataaatatttatatgcgGAAAATGTAAGAACGAATAAACatacatgtatatttatatttttatatgagtactctttttttttttttttttaatttttttaaaaacatgtaatatttaaattgtgCGTTGATATTAATTGGTatcttaaaatataaaaatattacatacatatatatatatatatatatatatatatataaatatatatttttttttttgtgtggtGAATTCGAtgcttttatttttcttttaaaaacaCTTTAGTCAAAACTCAAGTCCATATCATCCGGATGATATCTCTTTTTTGTTATGTTGTATAATTGAAAAGAATCTACTGGTCCCATTtctgttatatataatgttattagATGTTCTGGTATGTAATCATATTTTGGTATCCTCACATGAAGATTTTCTACATCctcatcattatatataagcgATGGACCTGGTTGTAATTCGTTTTGTTTTAATGGATCATATAAAggaacatatattaatttgaaTAATGGTAATACAATAATTACAGGTTTGGAGTACAAATGTGCTGAGCATGCAATATTATAACCACCCATTTTTGTAATTGTTCCACCTGATGAAGACACAGCAACAGAACCTAGAACAACTTTTGTGACTTTAGGTATAACGGCAAAAACAGCTGCATCagatatatatgttgtatcAACACCATCATCACTTAATAATTGAGACATCCTGAATCCATTTCTATTAATATCTCCACCTACTACTATAACAGATATTCcatctttctttttatttatagtttttaaaaatttctcCACACCTGCTGAATACCCAAGTGTTAATATAACATCATTTTCTGTAAACAAATCATATGATGTTCTTTGTTCAGCTTCTTCCCAAGATGTATCTATTTCCGCTATCAGTTCTTCAATGCCTTCTATTATAGAATGTTTTAATGTATTTGTAGCTGGTATTTTATAAGTATTTTCATTACATGGcttttcaaaataaaatgaaaatgatttCTGAAAGTTTTTTATTTCACGTTGATATAATGTATTACTGTTTATATCAAACTTAGCTATATTTTTTGATCCTTCTTTTGGTATGGGCAtcgtattttttttctttaccttattcttatcataaaaaatattattatcgatacaattgtttttattattattatgacaaTAATTATTGGGGCTTTGTGTCCCTCGATTTTCTTCACATACTTTATCATCAAACATATTGatattatccatataattattattatataaatataactgTTTAAAATGCTCAACCCTTATTATGGTTAATACTCGTCTTATTATATTTGGTATTacaaaaaacattttattatttttaataatttgtttTCCTAAATATTTGATGATTTCAATTAAATCAAATACATTTTTCCATTGATATATTTCTACAATTTTCTTTAAGACTTCAGCAATTTTTTTCCCTACAGAATTACTTCCACATATATTACCATTTTTAAATCCACGTTTTAATAAATCAACAATTCCATTTAACCAATATGCAacaaataattctttttgtctttcttttttttcttcaaaactttttttcttc
Protein-coding sequences here:
- a CDS encoding AP-3 complex subunit sigma, putative, with the protein product MIKGVLVINNNGKPRFLRFYDESNHEKQQLITKRVYELIKNRLDRECCCFIEDEELFSSDIKVVYRHFATLYFVFIIDSMESELGILDLIQVFVQVLDSNFENVCELDLIYNYEQINYILDEIIMGGIVLETNIDTIIDSINGSKRLIENESSFFGD
- a CDS encoding translation initiation factor eIF-2B subunit beta, putative: MDLHVKKNNYDQVLNINKNQGNSNYDLIEIKNNTNNNNNSNNNNNNNKLIEHNHFNNIDEQTKEKQNVFYDNDVREVNTNVTSNVKENKPSKNNTDTNVYLSINRCVNNECSKKEDYYKDVYNNISHILDHGLANKSCVPKGCLELDNKKDVFNKMININSNICNTNNKDIYNKITNEHNYKDLNSLNHINDEEKKSNIPNENILREKSAHCEDEKKSEAWNYKESINYNKNQFEKKKKKSFEEKKERQKELFVAYWLNGIVDLLKRGFKNGNICGSNSVGKKIAEVLKKIVEIYQWKNVFDLIEIIKYLGKQIIKNNKMFFVIPNIIRRVLTIIRVEHFKQLYLYNNNYMDNINMFDDKVCEENRGTQSPNNYCHNNNKNNCIDNNIFYDKNKVKKKNTMPIPKEGSKNIAKFDINSNTLYQREIKNFQKSFSFYFEKPCNENTYKIPATNTLKHSIIEGIEELIAEIDTSWEEAEQRTSYDLFTENDVILTLGYSAGVEKFLKTINKKKDGISVIVVGGDINRNGFRMSQLLSDDGVDTTYISDAAVFAVIPKVTKVVLGSVAVSSSGGTITKMGGYNIACSAHLYSKPVIIVLPLFKLIYVPLYDPLKQNELQPGPSLIYNDEDVENLHVRIPKYDYIPEHLITLYITEMGPVDSFQLYNITKKRYHPDDMDLSFD